A stretch of the Azorhizobium caulinodans ORS 571 genome encodes the following:
- a CDS encoding MFS transporter gives MTSLADAGAAAAPGQAAPAPLSLRLVLAGSIGNTLEWYDFGAYGFLAAIFARNFFPADSGFAALLAAYGMMAASFLMRPVGGVIFGHIGDRYGRRHALYLSAALMCVSTVAIGLLPTYATAGMAAPILLLALRLLQGVSIGGEYSSSVVFLAESAKPRWRGLLLSLCSMGAMGGTMLGSLVGAATASFLSQDELIAWGWRMPFFVGLLLGGTTLWLRHGLQSAPERSTEQPRSPLLQAFADDWRAIVICAVINLAGGVNTYTLFVYLVTYMEQVDGLSPGSALQVNTASMVVAVVLMPMFAALSDVIGRKRVLVASLLGFILFGWPLFRLVSGGTEEGAMLGQLGFAVLISAYTGVSPAVLAELFKRATRCSAAAVSNNVSRGIAGGTAPMVGVYLVSGLHDPMGPALYIICIALISLIATLCMTDRTRLPLP, from the coding sequence ATGACGAGCCTTGCGGATGCCGGCGCCGCCGCTGCTCCAGGCCAGGCGGCCCCCGCGCCCCTCTCCCTGCGCCTCGTGCTCGCGGGCAGCATCGGCAACACGCTGGAGTGGTACGACTTCGGCGCCTATGGCTTTCTCGCGGCCATCTTCGCCCGCAACTTCTTTCCGGCGGATAGCGGCTTTGCCGCTTTGCTGGCGGCCTATGGCATGATGGCCGCCTCCTTCCTCATGCGCCCGGTGGGCGGCGTCATCTTCGGCCACATCGGGGATCGCTACGGGCGCCGCCATGCGCTCTATCTCTCGGCGGCGCTCATGTGCGTCTCCACCGTCGCCATCGGTCTCCTGCCCACCTATGCCACCGCCGGCATGGCGGCACCCATCCTCCTTCTGGCTCTGCGTCTGTTACAGGGCGTCTCCATCGGCGGGGAATATTCCTCCTCCGTCGTTTTCCTCGCCGAGAGTGCCAAGCCGCGCTGGCGTGGGCTGCTGCTCAGCCTGTGCTCCATGGGGGCCATGGGCGGCACGATGCTCGGGTCGCTCGTCGGGGCCGCGACCGCCTCCTTCCTGTCGCAGGACGAACTGATCGCCTGGGGCTGGCGCATGCCCTTCTTCGTCGGCCTGCTGCTGGGCGGCACCACGCTCTGGCTGCGACATGGCCTGCAATCCGCGCCCGAGCGCTCAACCGAGCAGCCGCGCAGCCCCCTGCTGCAAGCTTTCGCCGACGACTGGCGCGCCATTGTCATCTGCGCCGTCATCAATCTCGCGGGCGGGGTGAACACCTACACGCTCTTCGTCTATCTCGTGACCTATATGGAGCAGGTGGACGGCCTCTCCCCCGGCAGTGCGCTGCAGGTCAATACGGCGAGCATGGTCGTCGCCGTCGTGCTCATGCCGATGTTTGCCGCGCTGTCTGATGTGATCGGCCGCAAGCGTGTGCTCGTGGCGTCGCTGCTCGGCTTCATCCTGTTCGGCTGGCCGCTCTTCCGGCTGGTGAGCGGAGGCACGGAGGAGGGGGCGATGCTGGGCCAGCTCGGCTTTGCCGTCCTCATCTCGGCCTATACGGGCGTCTCGCCGGCGGTGCTCGCGGAGCTCTTCAAGCGCGCCACCCGCTGCTCGGCGGCGGCGGTGAGCAACAATGTGAGCCGGGGCATCGCGGGCGGCACCGCGCCCATGGTGGGCGTCTATCTGGTGAGCGGCCTGCACGACCCCATGGGGCCGGCCCTCTACATCATCTGCATCGCGCTGATCTCGCTGATCGCCACGTTGTGCATGACCGACCGGACACGGCTCCCGCTGCCATGA
- a CDS encoding MFS transporter → MSVAIVSERPSARLVAGGAIGNMLEWYDFGVYGFLASVFARNFFPDSSAFIGLLSAFGMFAASFLMRPLGGILFGRVGDRLGRRRALFLSAMMMTLSTVSIGLLPTAASAGAMAPVLLLALRLLQGISVGGEQAAAVVFLSEAAPPRRRGLLASLSVVGATLGTLLGSAVGASVASLLPPQDMADWGWRVPFLLGLVLGGAALILRAGKGEPEPDRTATPKAPLREAMRAHGRQILHAMLIVVAEGNVFYLAFVFLATYMQKVDGLPLAKSLQMSVFGMVVVLIASPAAALLSDRIGRKKVLLAALVGLILCAWPVFRLLSSDNLPQMIAGQVILALLASCYGGPMPAALCELFQRRTRCTAYAIAWNCGVGWVGGLTPMLTIYLMHRFDSPMAPAVMVIVLSCVSLAGVLAMTDKSVGPI, encoded by the coding sequence GTGTCCGTCGCGATCGTCAGTGAGCGCCCCTCGGCCCGCCTCGTTGCCGGTGGCGCCATCGGCAACATGCTGGAGTGGTACGATTTCGGCGTGTACGGCTTTCTGGCCTCGGTGTTCGCGCGCAACTTCTTTCCCGACAGCAGCGCCTTCATCGGCCTCCTGTCGGCCTTCGGCATGTTCGCCGCCTCCTTCCTGATGCGGCCGCTGGGTGGCATCCTCTTTGGCCGGGTGGGTGACCGGCTGGGGCGGCGGCGGGCGCTGTTCCTCTCCGCCATGATGATGACCCTCTCCACGGTGAGCATCGGCCTGCTGCCGACCGCCGCCAGCGCGGGGGCGATGGCCCCTGTCCTCTTGCTGGCGCTGCGCCTGTTGCAGGGCATTTCCGTGGGCGGCGAGCAGGCGGCGGCGGTGGTGTTTCTGTCCGAGGCGGCGCCACCCCGGCGGCGCGGGCTGCTCGCCTCCCTTTCCGTGGTGGGGGCGACGCTCGGAACCCTGCTGGGCTCGGCCGTGGGCGCCTCGGTCGCCAGCCTGCTGCCCCCGCAGGACATGGCCGACTGGGGTTGGCGCGTGCCCTTCCTGCTGGGATTGGTGCTGGGCGGGGCGGCGCTGATCCTGCGCGCCGGCAAGGGCGAGCCCGAGCCAGATCGGACTGCCACGCCCAAGGCCCCCTTGCGGGAGGCTATGCGCGCGCATGGCCGCCAGATCCTCCACGCCATGCTGATCGTGGTGGCGGAAGGCAATGTCTTCTATCTCGCCTTTGTCTTCCTCGCGACCTACATGCAGAAGGTGGACGGGCTGCCGCTCGCCAAATCCCTGCAGATGAGCGTGTTCGGCATGGTGGTGGTGCTCATCGCCAGCCCGGCGGCGGCCCTGCTGTCGGACCGGATCGGCCGCAAGAAGGTGCTTCTGGCCGCGCTCGTCGGCCTCATCCTGTGTGCCTGGCCAGTGTTCCGATTGCTGAGTTCGGACAACCTGCCGCAGATGATCGCCGGGCAGGTCATCCTCGCCCTTCTCGCCTCCTGCTACGGCGGCCCCATGCCGGCGGCGCTGTGCGAACTCTTCCAACGCCGCACCCGCTGCACCGCATATGCCATCGCCTGGAATTGCGGTGTCGGCTGGGTCGGCGGGCTCACGCCGATGCTGACCATCTATCTCATGCACCGCTTCGACAGCCCCATGGCGCCGGCGGTGATGGTGATCGTCCTCTCCTGCGTCTCGCTGGCCGGCGTCCTTGCCATGACGGACAAATCGGTCGGCCCGATCTGA
- the glyS gene encoding glycine--tRNA ligase subunit beta produces MPDLLLELFSEEIPARMQAQAADTLRKLVTDALVERGLLYEGAKAFVTPRRLALAVHGLPGRQADSREERKGPRMGAPEGAIQGFLKSAGLASIDQAKIESDPKKGEFYVAVIERPGKATTEVIAEIVPEIVRTFPWPKSMRWGTGTMRWVRPLHSIVCTFGTEVEDPEVVRFEVEGIVSGDVTRGHRFLAPEPFAVRRLEDWMAKLEAAKVVADRDRRKAIILNDAKDLALVHGLELVEDEGLLEEVCGLVEWPVTLMGSFEERFLDIPDEVIRATIRANQKCFVLRDPRTGRLANRFILVSNIAATDGGAAIVAGNERVIRARLSDAKFFWDTDRRTPMADRMSKFDAITFHEKLGSQGARINRIVALAREIAPRVGADVDLTEQAARLAKADLLTEVVGEFPELQGLMGRYYAQHEKLPPEVAAACEEHYKPQGPSDRVPTAPVSIAVALADKLDTLVGFWAIDEKPTGSKDPYALRRAALGVIRIILDNNLRLPLRPLLVSASRTILGEEHFERHPHDVFRLETIADKVVSDLLQGLARRLANLPADADVESAERVEGMTLSGDLADDLLAFFGDRLKVHLRDRGARHDLVDAVFALPGQDDLLLVDRRVAALAAFLETEDGRTLLAGYRRAVNILRIEEKKDGVAYKGPSEAKLLKEPAEEHLAAAIETVKRQVADAVAREDFAAAMGALAHLRGPVDAFFEGVTVNAPEAALRINRLKLLDEIRSATRGIADFDRIEG; encoded by the coding sequence ATGCCCGATCTGCTCCTTGAACTGTTCTCCGAAGAAATCCCCGCCCGCATGCAGGCGCAGGCCGCCGACACGCTGCGCAAGCTCGTCACCGACGCGCTGGTGGAGCGGGGCCTGCTCTATGAGGGCGCCAAGGCCTTCGTGACGCCGCGCCGCCTCGCGCTCGCCGTCCACGGCTTGCCCGGCCGGCAGGCGGACAGCCGGGAAGAACGCAAGGGTCCGCGTATGGGCGCGCCGGAAGGCGCCATCCAGGGCTTCCTGAAGAGCGCGGGCCTTGCCTCCATCGATCAGGCGAAGATCGAGAGCGACCCCAAGAAGGGTGAGTTCTACGTCGCGGTCATCGAGCGCCCCGGCAAGGCGACCACCGAGGTGATTGCCGAGATCGTGCCCGAGATCGTGCGCACCTTTCCGTGGCCGAAGTCCATGCGCTGGGGCACCGGCACCATGCGCTGGGTGCGGCCGCTGCATTCCATCGTCTGCACCTTCGGCACCGAGGTGGAAGACCCCGAGGTGGTGCGCTTCGAGGTGGAGGGTATCGTCTCCGGCGACGTGACCCGTGGCCACCGCTTCCTCGCCCCCGAGCCCTTCGCGGTGCGGCGGCTCGAGGACTGGATGGCCAAGCTTGAGGCGGCGAAGGTTGTCGCCGACCGCGACCGCCGCAAGGCCATCATCCTCAACGACGCCAAGGATCTTGCCCTCGTGCACGGGCTGGAGCTGGTGGAGGACGAGGGCCTGCTGGAGGAGGTGTGCGGCCTCGTGGAATGGCCCGTCACCCTCATGGGCAGCTTCGAGGAGCGCTTCCTCGACATTCCCGACGAGGTGATCCGCGCCACCATCCGCGCCAACCAGAAGTGCTTCGTGCTGCGCGATCCGCGCACGGGGCGCCTCGCCAACCGCTTCATCCTCGTCTCCAACATTGCCGCCACCGACGGCGGTGCGGCCATCGTGGCAGGCAACGAGCGCGTGATCCGCGCCCGCCTGTCGGATGCCAAATTCTTCTGGGATACCGACCGCCGCACCCCCATGGCGGACCGGATGTCCAAGTTCGACGCCATCACCTTCCACGAGAAGCTCGGCTCTCAGGGCGCGCGCATCAACCGCATCGTGGCGCTGGCCCGCGAGATCGCGCCCCGCGTCGGCGCCGACGTGGACCTGACCGAACAGGCCGCGCGTCTCGCCAAGGCGGACCTGCTCACGGAAGTGGTGGGCGAGTTCCCCGAGTTGCAGGGCCTCATGGGCCGCTATTATGCCCAGCACGAGAAGCTGCCGCCGGAAGTCGCAGCCGCCTGCGAGGAGCATTACAAGCCGCAGGGGCCGTCCGACCGCGTGCCCACCGCGCCCGTCTCCATCGCCGTGGCGCTGGCGGACAAGCTCGACACGCTGGTGGGCTTCTGGGCCATCGACGAGAAGCCGACCGGATCCAAGGACCCCTACGCGCTGCGCCGTGCTGCGCTGGGCGTCATCCGCATCATTCTCGACAACAATCTGCGCCTGCCGCTGCGCCCGCTGTTGGTGAGCGCCTCGCGCACCATCCTCGGCGAGGAGCATTTCGAGCGCCACCCGCACGATGTGTTCCGTCTGGAGACCATCGCCGACAAGGTGGTGAGCGATCTCCTGCAGGGGCTCGCCCGCCGCCTCGCCAACCTGCCCGCGGATGCGGACGTGGAGAGCGCCGAGCGCGTGGAGGGCATGACGCTGTCCGGTGACCTCGCCGACGACCTGCTGGCCTTCTTCGGCGACCGCCTGAAGGTGCATCTGCGCGACCGTGGCGCTCGCCACGACCTCGTGGATGCCGTCTTCGCGCTGCCGGGGCAGGACGACCTGCTGCTGGTGGATCGCCGCGTGGCGGCCCTCGCGGCCTTCCTGGAGACCGAGGACGGGCGCACGTTGCTCGCTGGCTATCGCCGCGCGGTGAACATCCTGCGCATCGAGGAGAAGAAGGACGGCGTGGCCTACAAGGGCCCGTCCGAGGCCAAGCTCCTGAAGGAGCCGGCGGAGGAGCATCTCGCCGCCGCCATCGAGACCGTGAAGCGGCAGGTGGCGGATGCGGTGGCGCGCGAGGACTTCGCCGCCGCCATGGGCGCGCTCGCCCATCTGCGGGGTCCGGTGGACGCCTTCTTCGAAGGCGTGACGGTGAACGCGCCGGAGGCCGCGCTGCGCATCAACCGGCTGAAGCTGCTGGATGAAATCCGCTCTGCTACGCGCGGCATCGCGGATTTCGACCGCATCGAAGGTTGA